In one window of Aquificaceae bacterium DNA:
- the cas6 gene encoding CRISPR-associated endoribonuclease Cas6 gives MAWKTSEWVERRLRVMDGLRLRVDLKLSDKYLPLLFRNRVMSALKSLLGEEYFTERSPRPFSFFLSFQGELDTNRFLLKEPYARLYMSFLDKKLGEETAGKLISLRDFPIDKNLKISVNSIKSLRVKKIDQRAVFKVLSPAIIEDKEDKPILPWDGNFEREFNLLHRKVFDLLGYSYEDVSLRYLFWKKVVIKHTLRGFRRASGKRVMYLTGFVGRFELKGNPESLKLLYLKGWGVRTGEGFGFVDVL, from the coding sequence GGGTAGACCTTAAACTAAGCGATAAATACCTGCCACTTTTGTTTAGAAATAGGGTCATGTCCGCCCTAAAGAGCCTCTTGGGTGAGGAGTATTTTACAGAGAGAAGTCCAAGACCCTTTAGCTTTTTTCTTAGTTTTCAGGGAGAGCTTGACACAAATAGGTTTTTGCTAAAAGAACCCTACGCAAGACTATACATGAGCTTTTTGGACAAAAAACTTGGAGAAGAGACCGCAGGAAAGTTAATTAGCCTAAGAGACTTTCCAATAGACAAAAACCTAAAGATAAGCGTAAATTCCATAAAGAGCCTAAGGGTAAAGAAAATAGACCAAAGGGCTGTCTTTAAAGTGCTTTCTCCTGCAATAATAGAAGACAAGGAAGACAAGCCTATACTGCCGTGGGATGGGAACTTTGAGAGAGAATTTAACCTTCTCCATAGAAAGGTCTTTGACTTGCTTGGATATAGCTACGAAGATGTGAGTTTGAGGTATCTCTTTTGGAAAAAGGTGGTGATAAAGCATACCCTAAGAGGTTTTAGAAGGGCAAGCGGTAAAAGGGTTATGTATCTCACAGGCTTTGTAGGCAGGTTTGAGCTGAAGGGAAACCCAGAGAGCCTAAAGCTTTTATATCTGAAGGGTTGGGGCGTTAGGACAGGAGAGGGTTTTGGCTTTGTGGATGTGTTATAA